The genome window AAACATCTAATACCACTTCGTTTAAGAGTTTAAAACTATTGTATGTTCCGAATAAGGTCGTATCCGATTGAGAAGCCGCGGGGTTGGTATTTCCCGCAGTCGAATTCACTTTCGGATCGTTGGAGGAAAGGACGCCGTTGACGCCGCTCTGAGTCCAATACGGTCTCGCCGCGAAAAAGTGAGAGCTGAAATTCTCATAGTCGAACATCAAACGCGCACCGTCATAAGAAAGACCGTTGATCGTCCAGTTCGCGCCGCCCAACATTCTTTGATCGCCGTAAGCCCAGATTTGTCGACCCACTTGAACCTTCGCATCGAGAGGAAGTTTTTTGATCATTACGAACGCCTCACGGATGCTCGTATTATTCTGAGCGATGGAATTACTCGGTTTTCCGGGAGTGTTCGGATCGGAACTTAGGGTCGGCGTATTATTGAAGAAACCGGAACGAATATCCCCCACGTTTGCCGGAGATTCGCCTCCCCAAACCCTTGTGTCCTGAACCGTAACCTTGAAGGTCACGTAAGGACTCGGATCGACCAGAAAGTAAAATGCGGAAGTCTGCATAATACGATCCGTATACGCGTGATTCGATTTATCGAAGTTTAAGTTGTTTCTGGATTCGTATCTCGGTCTGAGATAAAAACCCAACTTGATCCAATCGTTTAGCCAAAGTTTATTCGAGTATTTATTCACCGTCCTGGCGAGATCGGGATCGATAAACATGTGACGATTGTATTCTGCGCCGACGCCGCCCTTCTTCATCGGGGAAACGTAATCAGCGTCGTCCGTTTTCGATTCGGTCGAAGGTTTGGCGGCCTCTCCCGCCGATTTAACCTCGGCCGTTGGCGTCGGGGTTGTTTGGGCCAGTAACGCTCCGCTCTCGAAAGAGAGGAGAAAGAACAGAATGAAACCTATTTTTACAGTATTTTTTTTTTGATTCGAAGTCATTTGATTAACTCTTCTTTTTTTATTTAAGAAAACGATCATCTTCATCTTCGATTGAATCCTTCCGTTTAAGGAAGGATTCAAATGAGAATTATTGAATGTTTTAGTATTCGGCTTTTCTCGGCGATTTTCCATTCAAATAAACGGTTCGCCGAGAAAAGCAAACCCTCCTCAGGTCAAAGTCACAAGGTAATAATAAAGAGGAATTCCTGCGACGATGTTGATCGGGAATACGATCGAAAGCGCAACCGTAAGATAAATGCTCGGGTTCGCTTCCGGGATCATATCCTTCATAGCGGCAGGAACCGCGATATAAGAGGCGGATGCACAAAGAACGACGAACATAAGCGCGTCTCCCACAGGCATTCCGATAACTTTCGTCAGAACAACACCCAAAGCTGCGTTTACGATCATCAAGCCGATCGCAGCCGCTATCAAAAAGAATCCCACGTGAGTGAGTTCTTTAAACCTGCGTGCCGCTGAAATACCCATGTCCAAAAGGAAGAATGTTAGAATTCCCTTGAACAAATCATCTGCAAAAACCTTTTCTGCCTTCCAACCTGAATCCCCGGTAACATAACCAACGATTAAGGCTCCCACAAGAAGATAAATGGAAGAACCGAACAGCGCTTCGTGAAACAGTGCTTTCCAGTTAATCGCTCCGCCACCGTTCATTTTATTTTTATTCAAACGGTCGAGGACGACTGCGATTACGATCGCAGGGGATTCCATCAAAGCCATCCCTGCAACGATAAACCCGCCGTATTCAACGCCGAGATTGTGCAAGAACGCGCCCGCTGTTACGAAAGTTACCGCACTGATCGAACCGAAAGATCCCGCCAAAGCGGCGGCGTTATGTTTATCTAATTTAATCTTCAGAACGAAATACGCGTAAATCGGAACCGCAATCGCCATGATCGAACAAGCGAGCAAAGTAAAGAAATGCTCTTGGCTGAACGCGGTACGGGAAAGCTCATGTCCTCCCTTGAAGCCGATGGCAAAAAGGAGATACATTGAGAAGAATTTAGACAAGGATTCGGGGATTACCAAATCAGATTTGAAAAAGACCACTCCCATACCGAGGAAGAAAAACAACACCGGCGGGTTCAGCACATTTTCTAATATAGCGTGCATGTCCATAGTTAGCTAACTCCATGATTAAAAGACACCGTTACTCGATTTGAATTGAAACCTCAAAGGGAGAAAGCAGTAATCCAAAGTTAAGGGAAGGAAGAAATTGGAACCCTTTCTCAACTCTCCCCTACTGAAGGAATAGACTTTCCAGGATTATAAAATTGGACAATCACTTTTTGGAAAATTAAGTTTTCCAAAAAAATTCGTTCCTGTTCGTTAAAAAACCGTGCGACATAACGTAAAAGGCTGAATGGAAGTTTTTTTACTACGTCATGAATCTTTGGCATTTCTTTATTCTGCCTAAAGTCGAGCCGATTTCGTTAGTTTATAAGAAGTTTGTTTCTATTTTATACCGAATTTTTTGTCTTTTTTCGGATTCAGAAGTGTTTTAAAAGAATCCGGAAATAGTGTCTAACTTTATAAAATTGGAAGATTGGTGAATTTTTCGAATATGCGGGTTGAAAGGAACGATCGAAAAATGAAACCCTTTCTTTTTTAAAGACAGATTGTAAAAAAGTACTGGTGCAAACCGAGTTTTCTAAGAGAATCCAGTTCGGAAAACAAACCTAAAAATCAGGCATTTCTTTCTGAGAAAAAATAAAAACTCAATTTGCCTCAGAAACCTTTTGAAAAAGAATGATATCATCTCCGATGAATATTATAAGACTAGGAATAAAGAAAAGAATGCAAACGAGTTCAACGTTAAAACCCGAATTTTTTGCGATGATTCTCAGCGTGTTTTTTTCCTTTTCATCGGCTTTTGCCCACCCGGAATCCGTATTATTGAACGAGGATACTTCCTCTAAGGATATCAGCTCTCTTATTGAATATCGATACAGAGGACAACAATTTGCAGGATGTTCTCCCGAACATATCGAAGGACTCGAAGATTTGGAATGGCATCCTATCTCCGGGAACGTTCTCCGCGTAAAAAGGACACCGTTCGGAAATTGGCTTCGGTTTAGCGTAAAGAATTCGGAAAATACGCTTCAAAGCAGAATCCTTCTTTTAGGCTGGTTGAACGTCCCCGACACTCAGCTTTGTTTTTTTGATAAAAGCGGAAAGTTCATCTCTTCAAGCTCCGGATATTCCAACTCGAACCCGGACGAAAAAATTCTAGCTTCTTTACCTCATTTCAGAATGGATCTGGGACCGAACGAAAGCCGAATCTTTTATCTTTTCATTCAATCCAACGAAGATATCAATTACAGGATTCGGATTATGGGTTTGGAAGAATACGAACTTCACAAAAGAATGAGGTCGATTCTACCGTATTCGATCATTGGCGTCGTCGGAATCGCAGTTCTATACTCACTCTTCGGTTATTTCCGGTTTAAGAACAAAGTGTTTATTACGTTTCCTTTATATACCTTTTCCGTTCTTCTTACGTTCTATTTTCTTCACGGAAGAACCTTCGCGGAAATCGCGGGAAATACGAACAATCTATTCCGTCACAGTTATTTTTTATTTCTCGCGATATCGCACGTTTTTCTTTTCCTTTATCTTTTTACGATCGATCGGGCGAATCAGAAAAAAGTATTTCGCTCCGTGTTTTTTTGGATCGCCGGTGCGTTGGGTTCTTTGTACGCCTTGATACCGCTATTTCAATCCTGGTATGATCATAGAATTCTTCTTTTGGTCGCGACCGTCGGGCTTTCCAGTTATTATTTTATCCGAGTTCATTATCAATTCTTGCGCACGAATTCTCCGATCGGTTTGCTTTACACTGCTTCGTGGACCGCTTTCTTATTGTTGGATACGTACAAGACGATTTTCCATTTCGATTTTTATCCGTTTAATTCTTTCTCCGTTTTCGGAGTCGTTCTGTTTCTTCCGTTTCATTCGATCTTAGTCAGTTTTTCGCTGAATGAATTCTTCAATAGAAAATCGGCGGAGGAATCGGAGGAAAAAGAATCCGCTCAAACGAGAAAATCTACGACCTCTTCCTTGAATGTCAGCGAGATCGTTCTCGACATCAAAAACCTTCTCGAAAAGAAAAAGATTTATCTTCAGAAATCCTTAAAGGAAGAAAACGTTGCGAAAGAATTGGGTTTGAGCCTCCATCAGCTTTCCGAAATCATCAACGTCGAATTTGGAAATAATTTTCCATCGTTGATCAATCAATACCGCATCGAGGAATCCAAAAAACTCCTCTTGGATCATCCCGAGGAAACCACTGCAGAAATCGGCGGACGAGCGGGATTCAGCTCCAAGTCAACGTTCTATATGGAATTTAAAAAATTCACCGGAACCAATCCGAACGCTTTCCGCAGAAAGAAAATCAAAAACGAAGCCGCTTTCGAAAAACGCATCTAAGGAAAATTCTTTCGGATTGCTCCCTTTTGTGGAATCAGAAATCCGAAATCGGGTTTGTATGTATCTTTTTCGGAAATAAAATATGATTTAAATCTGAAAAATTCGAATCTCCAGCCTGTTAACATTTAACAGATTTATTATATTTAACCTGGTCTAGGAAATTCCCATGCGAACAAAACTTCTTTCCTTTTTAATTCTATCTTCCTTTATTTTAAGCCTAGATCTCTCCTGCCGTTTTGTTTCTTCGCTTTTCATCAAAGACGAACCCGCTCCTCCTTCCGGGATAATCGTAATTTTTCAAAGCGGCGAAGTCATCATCGAAAGAAACGGCAAAAAACTGAAATCAAAGCCCGGACTGATTCTGCAGGTGAACGATTGGATTCATACTTTTTCCGGATCGATCGACATACAAACCGCTAAAGGCGACGTGATTCGAATCAAATCCTACAGCAAAGTCGCATTAAAAAATATTTCCGATCCCAACCGCAGAGAAACCAATCTTTACGTTCAAGCGGGCGAATTGCTGATTAAAACAAACAAGCTCAAAACGAGCGACGCTTTTACGATTTCCACCCCGACGACGGTCGCGGGAGTTCGAGGAACCGCTTTTTCATTCGAACTGACGAACGGCAAACCTCCGAAAGTGAAAGTATACGAAGGTGCGGTCGCAATCACATTCAAAATTCCTAAAGAGATTCTCGAAGACAGTAAAGCGCTGGATAAGGAGCTTTATAAGGAATTCGTAACCTTCCTGGAAAAAAACGAAGTCGTTTTGGAGAACGGAGAGGCCTCTTACGTGAAGCCGGATTTGGATCACATGATTCAACTCGTTCTGACAAGAATCGAAAAGAACGAAGATATCGCAAAAGAATTCGAATCGCTGAAAAAAATGGAAAATCCGAATCTCGAAAAGAAGGCTTTCGTCGAGACCCCGCAGGAAAAAGCGGAATTGGAAACGCTCGTCCAAGCCGATCAGCAGCTCGTAGAAAAGGCCCTCTTAGAAGAAAATCCCGATCCGACTCAACCGAAGATCGCTTCGATTTCTTCGGAGATAGAAAAGGATCAGACATCCAGACTGGATCTGGCGTTGGAAAAAATCGAATCCGACGCGGAAGCGAACGAACTTAAGGATGAGAAAAAAATCCGAGAGTATTACAACGTTCTTGAGATTGTAGTCAAATCTGACGGAACAAAACTTTCCGGTGCGATCGTAACCCAAATCGGAAATCGTCTGATTCTTCATATGCCCTCCGGCGTTATTCGTTTGAACAAGGACGATATCGACTACGTAGACTATCAAACATTTCAGATTAAAACGAAATCGAAGTAAAAGCAAAACGCAAGATGCGGTCGCAAATCTAATTTTGC of Leptospira sanjuanensis contains these proteins:
- a CDS encoding sodium-dependent bicarbonate transport family permease, translated to MDMHAILENVLNPPVLFFFLGMGVVFFKSDLVIPESLSKFFSMYLLFAIGFKGGHELSRTAFSQEHFFTLLACSIMAIAVPIYAYFVLKIKLDKHNAAALAGSFGSISAVTFVTAGAFLHNLGVEYGGFIVAGMALMESPAIVIAVVLDRLNKNKMNGGGAINWKALFHEALFGSSIYLLVGALIVGYVTGDSGWKAEKVFADDLFKGILTFFLLDMGISAARRFKELTHVGFFLIAAAIGLMIVNAALGVVLTKVIGMPVGDALMFVVLCASASYIAVPAAMKDMIPEANPSIYLTVALSIVFPINIVAGIPLYYYLVTLT
- a CDS encoding helix-turn-helix domain-containing protein, which codes for MQTSSTLKPEFFAMILSVFFSFSSAFAHPESVLLNEDTSSKDISSLIEYRYRGQQFAGCSPEHIEGLEDLEWHPISGNVLRVKRTPFGNWLRFSVKNSENTLQSRILLLGWLNVPDTQLCFFDKSGKFISSSSGYSNSNPDEKILASLPHFRMDLGPNESRIFYLFIQSNEDINYRIRIMGLEEYELHKRMRSILPYSIIGVVGIAVLYSLFGYFRFKNKVFITFPLYTFSVLLTFYFLHGRTFAEIAGNTNNLFRHSYFLFLAISHVFLFLYLFTIDRANQKKVFRSVFFWIAGALGSLYALIPLFQSWYDHRILLLVATVGLSSYYFIRVHYQFLRTNSPIGLLYTASWTAFLLLDTYKTIFHFDFYPFNSFSVFGVVLFLPFHSILVSFSLNEFFNRKSAEESEEKESAQTRKSTTSSLNVSEIVLDIKNLLEKKKIYLQKSLKEENVAKELGLSLHQLSEIINVEFGNNFPSLINQYRIEESKKLLLDHPEETTAEIGGRAGFSSKSTFYMEFKKFTGTNPNAFRRKKIKNEAAFEKRI
- a CDS encoding FecR family protein, with protein sequence MRTKLLSFLILSSFILSLDLSCRFVSSLFIKDEPAPPSGIIVIFQSGEVIIERNGKKLKSKPGLILQVNDWIHTFSGSIDIQTAKGDVIRIKSYSKVALKNISDPNRRETNLYVQAGELLIKTNKLKTSDAFTISTPTTVAGVRGTAFSFELTNGKPPKVKVYEGAVAITFKIPKEILEDSKALDKELYKEFVTFLEKNEVVLENGEASYVKPDLDHMIQLVLTRIEKNEDIAKEFESLKKMENPNLEKKAFVETPQEKAELETLVQADQQLVEKALLEENPDPTQPKIASISSEIEKDQTSRLDLALEKIESDAEANELKDEKKIREYYNVLEIVVKSDGTKLSGAIVTQIGNRLILHMPSGVIRLNKDDIDYVDYQTFQIKTKSK